A stretch of the Vigna radiata var. radiata cultivar VC1973A chromosome 7, Vradiata_ver6, whole genome shotgun sequence genome encodes the following:
- the LOC106765525 gene encoding histone-lysine N-methyltransferase ASHR2, whose amino-acid sequence MSLVAPSSLLKVEEIQGRGRGMVASQPLKAGQIVLKDSPILLYSALPLIRQSLSASSSASTSCFCDHCFRTLPPFLQGDSSSSTVLCPNCRYHRFCSSSCLSKALNSSHSSWVCQALSSLRSNSLLIEQPLERQVQANFLIAAYNLANISPSDFQILLSLQGSPDDTTNAAAKFLHPFISSLCSLSLISPQNGFSLELTSALLVKDKLNAFGIMQPFSADDDQRSVRAYGIYPYASFFNHDCLPNACRFDYVDINPHEDSHNTDFIIRMVHDVPQGREICLSYFPVNENYSSRQKRLIEDYGFSCNCDRCNVESNWSDNDSVEDNAEDEEEVMDEDQYEIMEASDTDKHALEDNNDFPHAYFFVKYMCDRTNCWGTLAPLPPEGDTPSNVMECNVCGKLKSDDTFDVDEGLMED is encoded by the coding sequence ATGTCTTTGGTTGCTCCGAGTTCCCTTTTGAAGGTGGAGGAAATACAAGGAAGAGGGAGGGGAATGGTTGCATCTCAGCCTCTTAAAGCTGGTCAAATTGTCCTGAAAGACTCCCCCATTCTGCTGTATTCAGCTTTGCCCTTGATCAGACAGTCTTTGTCAGCGTCATCCTCTGCCTCAACTTCATGTTTCTGTGATCACTGCTTCAGAACCTTGCCTCCATTTTTACAGGGAGATTCTTCGTCATCCACAGTTTTGTGCCCCAATTGTCGCTACCATCGTTTCTGCAGCTCAAGTTGTCTTTCAAAGGCATTGAACTCCTCCCATTCTTCTTGGGTATGTCAAGCGTTATCTAGTCTCAGATCCAATTCTCTACTGATTGAACAGCCGCTTGAACGCCAAGTCCAGGCTAATTTTCTCATAGCTGCCTACAATCTTGCCAATATCTCCCCTTCAGACTTCCAAATTTTGCTTTCTCTCCAGGGTTCTCCTGATGATACCACCAATGCTGCAGCCAAGTTCCTACACCCCTTTATTTCATCTCTCTGCTCACTTTCTCTCATTAGTCCCCAGAATGGGTTTTCTTTAGAACTCACCTCTGCACTTCTCGTCAAGGACAAGCTCAATGCCTTTGGAATAATGCAGCCCTTCTCTGCAGATGACGACCAGAGGTCTGTCAGAGCCTATGGTATATACCCCTATGCTTCCTTTTTTAACCATGACTGCCTTCCCAATGCCTGCAGATTTGATTATGTGGACATCAATCCACATGAAGACAGCCATAATACTGACTTTATTATTAGGATGGTTCATGATGTTCCCCAAGGTAGGGAGATTTGTTTGAGTTATTTCCCTGTCAATGAAAACTATTCTAGTaggcaaaagagattgattgaAGACTATGGCTTCTCCTGTAATTGTGATCGATGTAATGTGGAGTCAAATTGGTCAGATAATGATAGTGTTGAAGATAATGCTGAGGATGAGGAGGAGGTTATGGATGAGGACCAATATGAAATTATGGAAGCGTCAGACACTGATAAACATGCTCTTGAAGATAATAATGATTTCCCACATGCATATTTCTTTGTAAAATACATGTGTGATAGAACGAATTGCTGGGGAACATTAGCTCCATTACCTCCGGAGGGTGATACTCCATCTAATGTCATGGAATGCAATGTCTGTGGAAAATTGAAGAGTGACGATACCTTTGATGTTGATGAAGGTCTTATGGAGGACTAA